A region from the Streptosporangium sp. NBC_01756 genome encodes:
- a CDS encoding Fur family transcriptional regulator, translating to MTAPRTPTTAEELRGAGLRVTAARVALLETVRGGDHLDVETIASGVRDRVGHISLQAVYEALHALTAAGLLRRIEPAGSPARFEGRVGDNHHHVVCRSCGVVADVDCAVGEAPCLAASDDHGFSIDEAEVIYWGLCPGCSTTRSS from the coding sequence ATGACCGCACCCAGGACCCCGACCACCGCCGAAGAACTGCGCGGTGCCGGCCTGCGGGTGACGGCCGCCCGCGTCGCACTGCTCGAGACCGTCCGGGGCGGTGACCACCTCGACGTCGAGACGATCGCCTCCGGGGTGCGCGATCGCGTAGGCCATATCTCCCTTCAAGCCGTGTATGAGGCTCTCCACGCGCTCACCGCGGCGGGACTCCTACGCCGCATCGAACCGGCCGGCAGTCCGGCCCGGTTCGAGGGACGCGTCGGGGACAACCACCACCACGTCGTGTGCCGGTCGTGCGGTGTCGTCGCTGACGTCGACTGCGCGGTCGGCGAGGCGCCCTGCCTGGCCGCGTCCGACGACCACGGCTTCTCGATCGACGAGGCCGAGGTCATCTACTGGGGCCTGTGCCCCGGCTGTTCCACCACCCGCAGTTCCTGA
- the katG gene encoding catalase/peroxidase HPI: protein MSENHDAIVTDAKTEGGGGCPVAHERASHPTQGGGNRQWWPERLNLKILAKNPAVANPLGEEFDYAEAFTTLDFVAVKRDIAEVLTSSQDWWPADYGHYGPFMIRMAWHSAGTYRISDGRGGAGAGQQRFAPLNSWPDNGNLDKARRLLWPVKKKYGQKLSWADLMILTGNVALESMGFTTFGFAGGREDVWEPEEDVYWGPEFTWLDDQRYTGDRELENPLGAVQMGLIYVNPEGPNGNPDPLAAARDIRETFRRMAMNDEETAALIAGGHTFGKTHGAGPADHVGADPEAASLEEQGLGWKNTYGTGKGGDTITSGLEGAWTNTPVTWDNSFLEILYGYEWELTKSPAGAHQWKPKDGAGAGTVPDAHDPSNSHAPTMLTTDLALRIDPVYEQITRRWLQNPDEFADAFARAWFKLTHRDMGPVVRYLGPEVPAETLLWQDPLPAVTHELVDAADIASLKGRILASGLSVSQLVSTAWASASSFRGSDKRGGANGARIRLEPQSGWEVNDPDQLATVLRTLEGIQEAFNAAQTGGKQISLADLIVLAGGAAVEQGAKDAGFDVEVPFTPGRVDASQEQTDVESFAALEPTADGFRNYLGKGNRLPAEYLLIDRANLLTLSAPELTVLVGGLRVLGANYQQSPLGVLTTTPGSLTNDFFVNLLDLGTTWKATSEDANTFEGRDAATGDVRWTGSRVDLVFGSNSELRALAEVYASDDAKEKFVTDFVAAWDKVMKLDRFDLV from the coding sequence ATGTCCGAGAACCATGATGCAATCGTCACAGACGCGAAGACGGAGGGCGGAGGTGGCTGCCCGGTCGCGCACGAGCGCGCCTCGCACCCGACTCAGGGCGGCGGAAACCGCCAGTGGTGGCCGGAGCGGCTCAATCTGAAGATCCTCGCCAAGAACCCCGCCGTGGCCAATCCCCTCGGCGAGGAGTTCGACTACGCTGAGGCGTTCACGACCCTCGACTTTGTGGCGGTGAAGCGGGACATCGCGGAGGTGCTGACGAGTTCGCAGGACTGGTGGCCGGCCGACTACGGCCACTACGGCCCCTTCATGATCCGGATGGCGTGGCACAGCGCGGGCACCTACCGGATCAGCGATGGTCGCGGTGGCGCCGGGGCCGGCCAGCAGCGCTTCGCCCCCCTCAACAGCTGGCCGGACAACGGGAACCTCGACAAGGCGCGCCGCCTGCTGTGGCCGGTCAAGAAGAAGTACGGCCAGAAGCTCTCATGGGCTGACCTCATGATCCTCACCGGCAACGTCGCCCTGGAGTCGATGGGCTTCACGACCTTCGGCTTCGCCGGTGGTCGTGAGGACGTCTGGGAGCCCGAGGAGGACGTCTACTGGGGTCCCGAGTTCACCTGGCTCGACGACCAGCGCTACACCGGCGACCGGGAGCTCGAGAACCCCCTCGGCGCGGTGCAGATGGGCCTCATCTACGTCAACCCGGAAGGCCCGAACGGCAACCCGGACCCGCTGGCCGCGGCCCGCGACATCCGTGAGACGTTCCGCCGGATGGCGATGAACGACGAGGAGACGGCCGCGCTGATCGCGGGCGGTCACACCTTCGGCAAGACCCACGGTGCCGGCCCGGCGGACCACGTCGGCGCCGACCCCGAGGCCGCCTCGCTCGAGGAGCAGGGCCTCGGCTGGAAGAACACCTACGGCACCGGCAAGGGCGGCGACACGATCACCAGCGGTCTCGAGGGTGCGTGGACGAACACCCCGGTGACGTGGGACAACAGCTTCCTTGAGATCCTGTACGGCTACGAGTGGGAGCTGACCAAGAGCCCCGCCGGCGCGCACCAGTGGAAGCCGAAGGACGGCGCCGGGGCCGGTACCGTCCCCGACGCCCACGACCCGTCGAACAGCCACGCCCCGACGATGCTGACGACCGACCTGGCGCTCCGCATCGACCCGGTCTACGAGCAGATCACCCGACGCTGGCTCCAGAACCCCGACGAGTTCGCGGATGCCTTCGCCCGGGCGTGGTTCAAGCTGACCCACCGCGACATGGGACCGGTCGTGCGCTACCTCGGCCCGGAGGTCCCGGCCGAGACGCTGCTGTGGCAGGACCCCCTCCCCGCGGTGACGCACGAGCTCGTCGACGCTGCGGACATCGCCTCCCTCAAGGGCCGGATCCTCGCCTCGGGCCTGTCGGTGTCCCAGCTCGTGTCCACCGCGTGGGCGTCGGCCTCGTCCTTCCGCGGCAGCGACAAGCGCGGCGGCGCCAACGGTGCGCGCATCCGCCTCGAGCCGCAGAGCGGGTGGGAGGTCAACGACCCCGACCAGCTGGCGACGGTGCTGCGCACCCTGGAGGGGATCCAGGAGGCCTTCAACGCCGCCCAGACCGGCGGCAAGCAGATCTCGCTCGCCGACCTGATCGTGCTCGCCGGTGGTGCGGCCGTCGAGCAGGGTGCCAAGGACGCCGGCTTCGACGTCGAAGTCCCCTTCACGCCGGGCCGTGTGGACGCGTCGCAGGAGCAGACCGACGTGGAGTCGTTCGCCGCGCTCGAGCCGACCGCCGACGGGTTCCGCAATTACCTCGGGAAGGGCAACCGGCTGCCGGCCGAGTACCTGCTGATCGACCGGGCGAACCTGCTGACCCTGAGCGCCCCCGAGCTGACCGTCCTCGTCGGTGGCCTCCGCGTCCTGGGCGCGAACTACCAGCAGTCGCCGCTCGGCGTCCTCACCACGACCCCCGGGTCGCTGACCAACGACTTCTTCGTCAACCTGCTCGACCTGGGCACGACGTGGAAGGCGACGTCCGAGGACGCGAACACGTTCGAGGGCCGCGACGCGGCCACCGGCGACGTCAGGTGGACCGGCAGCCGGGTCGACCTCGTCTTCGGGTCGAACTCCGAGCTGCGCGCGCTCGCAGAGGTCTACGCGAGTGACGACGCGAAGGAGAAGTTCGTGACCGACTTCGTCGCGGCGTGGGACAAGGTGATGAAGCTCGACCGGTTCGACCTCGTCTGA
- a CDS encoding ABC transporter substrate-binding protein, whose amino-acid sequence MRRHAPMAAILLATAVLAGCGSDAGSDGTTEITFWDTNAGPARTPIWQHVIAEFEKANPTVKVNYVGVPIAQSAQKIDTAIAGGGVPDVADVATSGLGILVAQKALEPVDERIAANPALNGKFNEALMTTIKNIVPDRKAYIIPTSTNAGAFWYRKDWFKEAGLEPPKTWSEFFTAVDKLTKPGENRFGFTIRGGAGSIAQMLEVVYGQSGITEFFDASGKATLNDPRNVAALEKYAGLYKKNTPEGDLQNDYVKMVAQFDTAGSIAIMQHNLGSYQDHIKALGPEKVASFSVPTSDSGTQAVLSNPVSGVAVFSAGENKEAAFKLAEFFATKDIGGYIAEKSGVIPANTDVQGVQAAHVVEAQQVLNDPATKVVQMPYHLPEFNEITKTWAEPLFQKVLLGQLSAKDFLDQFAAKLTEAQAAYKQRNGGS is encoded by the coding sequence ATGAGACGACACGCGCCGATGGCCGCGATCCTGCTGGCCACGGCCGTCCTGGCCGGGTGTGGCTCGGACGCGGGATCCGACGGCACGACCGAGATCACTTTCTGGGACACCAACGCCGGCCCCGCGCGCACGCCGATCTGGCAGCACGTGATCGCCGAGTTCGAGAAGGCCAACCCGACTGTCAAGGTCAACTACGTGGGCGTGCCGATCGCACAGTCGGCGCAGAAGATCGACACCGCCATCGCCGGTGGCGGCGTGCCGGACGTGGCCGACGTGGCCACCTCGGGGCTCGGCATCCTCGTCGCCCAGAAGGCGCTGGAGCCGGTGGATGAGCGCATCGCCGCCAACCCCGCGTTGAACGGCAAGTTCAACGAGGCGCTCATGACCACCATCAAGAACATCGTGCCGGACCGGAAGGCGTACATCATCCCGACCTCCACCAACGCCGGCGCGTTCTGGTACCGCAAAGACTGGTTCAAGGAGGCCGGGCTGGAACCGCCCAAGACGTGGAGCGAGTTCTTCACGGCCGTGGACAAGCTGACCAAGCCGGGTGAGAACAGGTTCGGCTTCACCATCCGCGGTGGCGCCGGCTCCATCGCCCAGATGCTGGAGGTCGTCTACGGCCAGTCCGGGATCACGGAGTTCTTCGACGCCTCGGGCAAGGCCACGCTCAACGACCCGCGCAACGTGGCGGCGCTGGAGAAGTACGCCGGGCTGTACAAGAAGAACACCCCCGAGGGCGACCTGCAGAACGACTACGTCAAGATGGTCGCCCAGTTCGACACCGCCGGCAGCATCGCGATCATGCAGCACAACCTGGGCTCCTACCAGGACCACATCAAGGCGCTCGGCCCCGAGAAGGTGGCCTCCTTCTCCGTGCCCACGTCCGACTCCGGGACACAGGCGGTGCTGTCCAACCCGGTCAGCGGCGTGGCCGTGTTCTCCGCCGGCGAGAACAAGGAGGCGGCGTTCAAGCTGGCGGAGTTCTTCGCGACCAAGGACATAGGCGGCTACATCGCCGAGAAATCCGGTGTCATCCCGGCCAACACCGACGTGCAGGGGGTGCAGGCGGCCCACGTCGTCGAGGCGCAACAGGTGCTGAACGACCCGGCGACCAAGGTCGTGCAGATGCCCTACCACCTGCCGGAGTTCAACGAGATCACCAAGACGTGGGCGGAGCCGCTGTTCCAGAAGGTGCTGCTGGGCCAGTTGAGCGCCAAGGACTTCCTGGACCAGTTCGCGGCCAAGCTGACCGAGGCGCAGGCGGCCTACAAACAGCGCAACGGAGGGTCCTGA
- a CDS encoding glycoside hydrolase family 43 protein produces MTTYRNPVLNADWSDPDVIRVGADFYLTVSTFNKVPGLPILHSRDLVNWTIIGHAVTGGYDDVRPGCGVWAPALRYHDGRFWIFYGDPDVGICRVNAEDLRGPWTVPHVVKPGAGLIDPCPLWDEDGQAYLVHGWAKSRAGVNNRLTLHRMAPDGSGVLDEGTLIVDADLLPGYRTLEGPKLYKRDGTYWIFAPAGGVEQGWQSAFRADSIFGPYEDRIVLEQGGTEVNGPHQGGWVDTPSGGHWFLHFQDRGPYGRVVHLQPMVWQDGWPVLGDQGEPVLEGPMPVSGGTLSTPATSDDFAGPALGLQWSWQADPDPSWWELRDGTLRLACVPGPEDLRERPSVLGQRLPGEPCTVTTRLALDGKGRAGLAVLGDSYACVALERTADRTVLVCGSAEPVPVQGSVTVGARIGDGALVTFLADTGEGLREIGAPFQATRGQWVGAVLGLFATGRGSGQAIFETFTVDIER; encoded by the coding sequence ATGACGACCTACCGCAACCCCGTACTGAACGCCGACTGGTCCGACCCCGACGTGATCCGCGTGGGAGCGGACTTCTACCTGACCGTCTCCACCTTCAACAAGGTGCCGGGGCTGCCGATCCTGCACTCCCGCGACCTCGTCAACTGGACGATCATCGGCCATGCCGTAACCGGCGGCTACGACGACGTACGGCCGGGCTGCGGGGTGTGGGCGCCCGCGCTGCGCTACCACGACGGACGGTTCTGGATCTTCTACGGCGACCCGGACGTGGGGATCTGCCGGGTGAACGCCGAGGATCTCCGGGGCCCGTGGACCGTGCCGCACGTCGTCAAACCGGGTGCCGGGCTCATCGACCCGTGCCCGCTGTGGGACGAGGACGGTCAGGCGTACCTGGTGCACGGCTGGGCGAAGAGCCGCGCCGGAGTGAACAACCGGCTCACCCTGCACCGCATGGCGCCGGACGGGAGCGGGGTTCTCGACGAGGGCACCCTGATCGTCGACGCCGACCTGCTGCCGGGCTACCGGACGCTGGAGGGGCCCAAGCTGTACAAGCGCGACGGCACGTACTGGATCTTCGCGCCGGCCGGTGGCGTGGAGCAGGGCTGGCAGTCGGCGTTCCGGGCCGACTCGATCTTCGGCCCGTACGAGGACCGGATCGTGCTGGAGCAGGGCGGCACCGAGGTCAACGGCCCGCATCAAGGCGGCTGGGTGGACACCCCGTCCGGCGGGCACTGGTTCCTGCACTTCCAGGACCGCGGCCCCTACGGCAGGGTCGTCCACCTGCAGCCCATGGTGTGGCAGGACGGCTGGCCGGTGCTGGGCGACCAGGGCGAGCCGGTACTCGAAGGCCCCATGCCCGTTTCCGGCGGCACGCTGAGCACACCCGCGACCTCCGACGACTTCGCGGGGCCCGCGCTCGGGCTGCAGTGGAGCTGGCAGGCCGACCCGGACCCGTCGTGGTGGGAACTGCGGGACGGCACGCTGCGCCTGGCCTGCGTGCCGGGGCCCGAGGACCTCAGGGAGCGCCCGTCCGTGCTCGGGCAGCGACTGCCTGGCGAGCCCTGCACGGTCACCACGCGGCTCGCGCTCGACGGCAAGGGCCGCGCGGGGCTGGCCGTGCTCGGCGACAGTTACGCCTGTGTCGCGCTGGAGCGCACGGCTGACCGGACGGTGCTGGTGTGCGGGTCCGCCGAACCGGTGCCCGTCCAAGGGTCCGTCACCGTCGGGGCACGGATCGGTGACGGCGCGCTCGTCACGTTCCTGGCCGACACCGGGGAGGGGCTGCGCGAGATCGGCGCACCCTTCCAGGCCACGCGGGGCCAGTGGGTCGGGGCGGTGCTCGGCCTGTTCGCCACCGGGCGGGGCAGCGGCCAGGCGATCTTCGAAACGTTCACTGTGGACATCGAAAGGTAG
- a CDS encoding carbohydrate ABC transporter permease, with protein sequence MTMVTERPPVTRPQTTPVKSTDRVSRWQIYLPLALYLLFTLVPFYWMLVFAFRPRGSTSILPWPITFEHFDTVWNGMGFAVFFQNSLLVGLASLVTTTVVALAGGYALARYNFRGKGAFMIGMLCTQFIPGALMIIPLFEIFRTLSLTNSLWSLVIAETVFQLPLSLILISGFIRNIPYELEQAAWVDGCGRLRGFLAIVLPLLRPALVAVGSFAFIHSWNNFLFALMFINDQEKFTVPVGLAYNLGENSVDFGALAAGGVVAALPVVIVFAFIQRYLVQGMSAGAVKG encoded by the coding sequence ATGACCATGGTGACCGAACGTCCGCCGGTGACGAGGCCGCAGACCACGCCCGTCAAGAGCACCGACCGGGTGTCCCGGTGGCAGATCTACCTGCCGCTCGCCCTGTACCTGCTGTTCACGCTGGTGCCGTTCTACTGGATGCTGGTCTTCGCCTTCCGGCCGAGGGGATCGACGTCGATCCTCCCGTGGCCGATCACGTTCGAGCACTTCGACACGGTCTGGAATGGGATGGGGTTCGCCGTCTTCTTCCAGAACAGTCTCCTCGTCGGCCTCGCCTCGCTCGTCACCACCACGGTCGTGGCCCTGGCCGGCGGCTACGCGCTGGCCCGCTACAACTTTCGCGGCAAGGGCGCGTTCATGATTGGAATGCTCTGCACGCAGTTCATCCCCGGCGCCCTGATGATCATCCCGCTGTTTGAGATCTTCAGGACGCTGTCGCTGACGAACTCGCTGTGGAGCCTGGTCATCGCGGAGACGGTCTTCCAGCTCCCGCTCTCACTGATCCTCATCAGCGGTTTCATCAGGAACATCCCGTACGAGCTGGAGCAGGCGGCCTGGGTCGACGGCTGCGGCCGACTGCGCGGCTTCCTGGCCATCGTGCTGCCGCTGCTGCGCCCGGCGCTGGTGGCGGTCGGCTCGTTCGCCTTCATCCACAGCTGGAACAACTTCCTTTTCGCCCTCATGTTCATCAACGACCAGGAGAAGTTCACCGTGCCCGTGGGCCTGGCCTACAACCTCGGCGAGAACAGCGTCGACTTCGGCGCCCTCGCCGCCGGCGGTGTCGTCGCCGCGCTTCCCGTCGTGATCGTCTTCGCCTTCATCCAGCGCTACCTCGTCCAGGGGATGTCGGCCGGGGCGGTGAAGGGATGA
- a CDS encoding carbohydrate ABC transporter permease — protein sequence MLIAPSVVAMLGFLVYPMASVIYYSLQRYNVTKPWDNGFAGLDNFRTLLFEDPIFWQSLGFSVRWVAVEVVLQFLLGLALALIVNESFVGRAMSRALVFSPWAVSGVLTTAIWVLLYNPFTGVSRYLADLGLIEYGAAPLANPGTVFWAAVVAELWRGVPFFAILLLADLQSVSKDLYEAASVDGASRMRRFFHITLPHLRDAIILSTLLRSVWEFNNVDLLYTLTGGGPAHQTTTLPLYVASLAAQSHNFGYATALTTVAFLILTFFSVVYLRLSKFGAKS from the coding sequence GTGCTGATTGCTCCGTCGGTGGTCGCGATGCTCGGGTTCCTCGTGTACCCGATGGCCAGCGTGATCTATTACAGCCTCCAGCGGTACAACGTGACCAAGCCCTGGGACAACGGCTTCGCCGGGCTCGACAACTTCCGCACGCTCCTCTTCGAAGACCCGATCTTCTGGCAGAGCCTCGGCTTCAGCGTCCGGTGGGTGGCCGTCGAGGTGGTGCTGCAGTTCCTGCTCGGGCTCGCGCTCGCACTGATCGTCAACGAGAGCTTCGTCGGCCGCGCGATGTCGCGGGCGCTGGTGTTCTCCCCGTGGGCGGTCTCCGGCGTGCTGACCACCGCGATCTGGGTCCTGCTCTACAACCCGTTCACCGGAGTGTCGCGCTACCTGGCCGACCTGGGCCTGATCGAGTACGGCGCGGCGCCACTGGCCAATCCCGGCACCGTGTTCTGGGCGGCCGTGGTGGCCGAACTCTGGCGCGGGGTGCCGTTCTTCGCCATCCTGCTCCTGGCCGACCTGCAGTCGGTCTCGAAGGACCTCTACGAGGCGGCCTCGGTGGATGGCGCGAGCCGGATGCGCAGGTTCTTCCACATCACGCTGCCCCACCTGAGGGACGCGATCATCCTGTCCACGCTGCTGCGCTCAGTGTGGGAGTTCAACAACGTCGATCTGCTCTACACCCTCACCGGTGGCGGGCCCGCGCACCAGACCACCACGCTCCCGCTGTACGTGGCCTCACTGGCCGCGCAGTCGCACAACTTCGGCTACGCCACCGCACTGACCACCGTGGCGTTCCTGATCCTGACCTTCTTTTCCGTCGTCTACCTGCGCTTGAGCAAATTCGGGGCGAAGTCATGA
- a CDS encoding LacI family DNA-binding transcriptional regulator encodes MAAWPLTGVTEDSGTMTIEDLPTSLPKLAVIAREVGVSVATVSKTLNGRPGVSAHTRRLIVEVLERHGYPRHRLKPAKGSVVDVVLQGLSSAYALAILEGMEDAAWRLGVDLVVSTVVGRTKNGQPPPAWLDRISARDSAGVLLVRTLPTAVQRAWLADHGIPAVIVEPPRKPPPGLSVVVSANLAGARAATEHLIGLRHERIAIVTGRPGVPCAAERLAGYRQAMAAAGLPIDPRWELCGYFQMDSALQVTRAMLVDLPEPPTAVFACSDAMALGVYQALAEQGLHVPDDVSVVGFDDSLAAGYATPGLTTVRQPWPELGSAALTALLSDEPPARAEVQTALVVRSSTAPA; translated from the coding sequence ATGGCAGCCTGGCCTCTCACCGGCGTGACGGAGGACAGTGGGACGATGACCATCGAGGATCTGCCCACGTCACTGCCCAAACTGGCGGTGATCGCCCGCGAGGTGGGGGTCTCGGTGGCGACCGTGTCCAAGACGCTCAACGGCAGACCCGGCGTCTCCGCGCACACCCGGCGGCTGATCGTCGAAGTGCTGGAGCGGCACGGCTATCCCCGGCACCGCCTCAAGCCGGCCAAGGGCAGCGTGGTCGACGTCGTGTTACAGGGGCTGAGCTCGGCGTACGCGCTGGCGATCCTCGAAGGCATGGAGGACGCGGCCTGGCGGCTGGGCGTGGACCTGGTCGTCTCGACCGTGGTCGGCCGCACCAAGAACGGCCAGCCACCGCCCGCCTGGCTGGACCGGATCAGCGCCCGCGACAGCGCGGGAGTGCTGCTCGTGCGCACCTTGCCGACCGCCGTACAGCGGGCCTGGCTGGCCGACCACGGCATCCCCGCGGTGATCGTCGAGCCGCCTCGCAAGCCGCCGCCCGGGCTGTCCGTGGTCGTCTCCGCCAACCTGGCCGGCGCCCGGGCCGCCACCGAACACCTCATCGGCCTGCGGCATGAGCGCATCGCCATCGTGACCGGCCGCCCCGGCGTGCCCTGCGCCGCGGAGCGGCTGGCCGGCTACCGCCAGGCCATGGCTGCGGCCGGGCTGCCGATCGACCCCCGATGGGAGCTGTGCGGTTACTTCCAGATGGACAGCGCCCTCCAGGTCACCAGAGCGATGCTCGTCGATCTGCCCGAGCCGCCGACCGCCGTGTTCGCCTGCTCCGACGCCATGGCGCTCGGCGTTTATCAGGCGCTGGCCGAGCAGGGTCTGCATGTGCCGGATGACGTGAGCGTGGTCGGTTTCGATGACTCGCTGGCGGCGGGATACGCCACGCCTGGACTGACGACCGTACGCCAGCCCTGGCCCGAACTGGGCAGCGCCGCGCTTACCGCGCTGCTCTCAGACGAGCCTCCGGCGAGGGCGGAGGTGCAGACCGCTCTCGTCGTACGGTCCAGCACCGCTCCCGCCTGA